One stretch of Eretmochelys imbricata isolate rEreImb1 chromosome 1, rEreImb1.hap1, whole genome shotgun sequence DNA includes these proteins:
- the LOC144278944 gene encoding olfactory receptor 51G2-like — MMSALNDTKSNSAVFLLSGIPGQEDVHLWISIPFCLMYLISIVGNSVILFIIKTDPSLHEPMYIFLSMLAITDLGLLVATMPTILGIFLFNSREISLDACFSQLFFIHSLSYIESSMLLLMAFDRFVAICNPLRYASVLNLPRIAKMGQLFVLRAVALIFPLPFLLKRFQYCRANVLSHSFCVHQEVMKLACSDIRVNSIYGLSIALLTVGLDSLLIFLSYVRILRTVLSITSHVESLRALNTCVSHLCAVLLFYTPMLGLPVIHRFGNSSSHSLQIVLGYVYLLVPPLMNPIVYSVKSKYLRARIIRVFFK, encoded by the coding sequence ATGATGTCAGCTCTCAATGACACTAAATCCAACTCTGCAGTGTTCCTTCTCAgcgggatacctgggcaggaagacgtccatctctggatctctatccccttctgcttAATGTATCTTATTTCGATAgtaggaaattcagtcattctgttcattataaaaacagatccaagcctTCATGAacccatgtacattttcctttccatgctGGCCATCACAGACCTTGGCTTATTAGTAGCCACCATGCCAACGATACTGGGCATATTCTTGTTTAACTCTAGGGAGATCAGCCTCGATGCCTGTTTTtctcagctgttcttcatccactcGCTTTCATACATTGAATCGTCCATGCTCTTGTTGATGGCCTTTGACCGCTTTGTCGCAATCTGCAACCCCCTAAGATATGCTTCCGTCTTAAACCTGCCAAGAATAGCCAAGATGGGACAGCTGTTTGTGCTAAGGGCAGTGGCCCTAATATTCCCACTCCCCTTTCTCCTGAAACGGTTCCAATACTGTCGAGCTAATGTCCTTTCCCATTCCTTCTGTGTGCACCAAGAGGTCATGAAGTTAGCTTGTTCAGATATCAGAGTCAACAGCATCTATGGCTTGTCTATTGCACTCTTGACAGTGGGGTTAGACTCGctgctcatcttcctctcttatgTGAGGATCCTCAGAACAGTGTTGAGCATCACATCACATGTGGAGTCCCTCAGGGCCCTGAACACCTGTGTCTCCCACCTCTGCGCTGTCCTGCTTTTCTACACACCAATGCTCGGCTTGCCAGTGATACACAGATTCGGGAATAGCTCTTCTCACTCACTTCAGATTGTCCTGGGATATGTCTACCTACTGGTCCCACCCCTGATGAACCCAATCGTGTACAGCGTGAAAAGCAAATACCTTCGTGCAAGGATAATCAGGGTCTTCTTCAAGTAA